From Sardina pilchardus chromosome 9, fSarPil1.1, whole genome shotgun sequence, a single genomic window includes:
- the mon1bb gene encoding vacuolar fusion protein MON1 homolog B, which translates to MEQHNSGSGTSEDTRTSHSSPVTCSAHASPSCEEQEQSSASLSENHVQSGDAESLPDDRDAEAGCPGVSTVTDGSARSQDELPEQDSAPDTTVSGQSDRPPDPDPDTDPDATVSGQSDRPPDPDADPDPDAEDSARTSDVACGAEDSSELVEACGEDAGVAGGEDSGEFVEACGAAGGEDVGAAGGEDSGEFVEAMLARSKLEEQGLGTKGSSPPLAEAGSAHPPGWHRDEDVTADAWRAHRKHVFVLSEAGKPIYSRYGSEEALSSTMGVMMALVSFVQSGDNTIRSVYSDQQVVVFMQQGPLVLVCVSRSGQCEAALRRELRYVYGQMVSMLTQGCIRRIFQHKQNYDLRRLLAGSERILDALLDLLDVDPSFLLAAVRCVPLPCALRDALGHTLQKAVTPNLVFSILIARQQLITIVQEKTVIEDARLEPSDLHLLLNLIGASSAFQAGEIWTPICLPCFNPDCYFYAYISYLDPPACTVCLLLLSTDKEAFYAVAECKRRIEEAMVAQSALATIAKAHSYSVSQVGVPDLRHFMYKPFDVPDNHRQLTQFTSPEMECPYSTEAERTRLLDLYRDLHSRLHSSSRPLKLIYHVAERETLLAWVTSKFELYTCFSPLVTKASAINAITKLLRWIKKEEERLFIRYPPKYSTTPHPSRSARKPTQQPDAADNGFLSLL; encoded by the exons ATGGAGCAGCACAATTCAGGGAGCGGGACGTCCGAGGACACACGGACCAGCCACTCTTCCCCTGTGACCTGCAGCGCACACGCCAGCCCCA gttGTGAGGAGCAAGAGCAGAGCAGCGCTTCTTTGTCAGAAAACCACGTCCAGTCAGGAGACGCTGAGTCACTCCCGGACGACCGTGATGCGGAGGCGGGTTGCCCCGGCGTCTCCACGGTAACGGACGGCTCTGCCAGGAGCCAGGATGAGCTGCCCGAGCAGGACTCGGCCCCCGACACCACCGTGAGCGGCCAGAGTGACCGTCCGCCCGACCCCGACCCCGACACTGACCCCGACGCCACCGTGAGCGGACAGAGTGACCGTCCGCCCGACCCCGACGCCGACCCCGACCCCGACGCCGAGGACTCTGCCAGGACCTCAGACGTGGCGTGTGGCGCCGAGGACTCGAGCGAGTTGGTGGAGGCGTGTGGCGAGGATGCGGGCGTAGCGGGTGGCGAGGATTCTGGCGAGTTCGTGGAGGCGTGTGGCGCGGCGGGTGGCGAGGATGTGGGCGCGGCGGGTGGCGAGGACTCGGGCGAGTTCGTGGAGGCCATGCTGGCGCGCAGCAAGCTGGAGGAGCAGGGTCTGGGCACCAAGGGCAGCTCGCCGCCGCTGGCAGAGGCCGGGTCGGCACACCCGCCGGGGTGGCACCGCGACGAGGACGTGACGGCGGACGCCTGGCGGGCGCACAGGAAGCACGTGTTCGTGCTGAGCGAGGCGGGAAAGCCCATCTACTCGCGCTACGGCAGCGAGGAGGCGCTGTCCTCCACCATGGGCGTCATGATGGCGCTCGTCTCCTTCGTCCAGAGCGGAGACAACACCATCCGCTCCGTCTACTCAG ACCAGCAGGTGGTGGTGTTCATGCAGCAGggcccgctggtgctggtgtgtgtgtcgcgcAGCGGTCAGTGTGAGGCGGCGCTGCGGCGGGAGCTGCGCTACGTGTACGGCCAGATGGTGAGCATGCTGACGCAGGGCTGCATCCGCCGCATCTTCCAGCACAAGCAGAACTACGACCTGCGGCGGCTGCTGGCCGGCTCCGAGCGGATCCTGGACGCGCTGCTGGACCTGCTGGACGTGGACCCCAGCTTCCTGCTCGCGGCCGTGCGCTGCGTTCCGTTGCCGTGCGCGCTGCGCGACGCGCTCGGACACACGCTGCAGAAGGCCGTCACGCCCAACCTGGTGTTCTCCATCCTCATCGCCCGGCAACAGCTCATCACCATCGTGCAGGAGAAGACCGTCATCGAGGACGCGCGACTGGAGCCCTCCGACCTGCACCTGCTGCTCAACCTCATAGGAGCCTCCTCCGccttccag gcCGGCGAGATCTGGACGCCCATCTGCCTGCCGTGCTTCAACCCGGACTGCTACTTCTACGCGTACATCTCGTACCTGGACCCCCCGGCCTGCACGgtgtgcctgctgctgctgtccacGGACAAGGAGGCCTTCTACGCCGTGGCCGAGTGCAAGCGCCGCATCGAGGAGGCCATGGTGGCCCAGAGCGCCCTGGCAACCATCGCCAAGGCCCACTCCTACAGCGTCAGCCAGGTGGGCGTGCCCGACCTGCGCCACTTCATGTACAAGCCCTTCGACGTCCCCGACAACCACCGCCAGCTCACGCAGTTCaccag tcCAGAGATGGAGTGTCCGTACAGTACTGAGGCAGAGCGGACTCGTCTGTTGGATTTGTACCGAGACCTCCACAGCCGCCTGCACAGCTCCTCACGCCCCCTCAAACTCATCTACCACGTAGCAGAGCGGGAGACGCTGCTCgcctgg gtGACCAGTAAGTTTGAGCTGTACACCTGCTTCAGCCCGCTGGTGACGAAGGCGTCGGCCATCAACGCCATCACCAAGCTGCTGCGCTGGatcaagaaggaggaggagcgccTCTTCATCCGCTACCCGCCCAAGTACTCCACCACGCCGCACCCCAGCCGCTCCGCCCGCAAGCCCACCCAGCAGCCCGACGCCGCCGACAACGGCTTCCTCTCGCTGCTGTAG